The following proteins come from a genomic window of Chryseobacterium glaciei:
- a CDS encoding DNA-3-methyladenine glycosylase, which produces MKLPFSYYQNPDVLFLAKDLLGKVLFTEIDGEITAAIIVETEAYFGIHDKASHAYGGKRTERTEIMYAQGGISYVYLCYGIHHLFNVVTSIENEPHAVLVRAVEPLIGQEIMELRRNMPSTKSAISSGPGSAAKALGINRSFNKKELTGEEIWLEDHNIRYNPDDIIASPRVGVAYAQEDALLPWRFFIKGNKYVSKPNKVE; this is translated from the coding sequence TTGAAATTACCATTTTCCTATTACCAAAATCCAGATGTCCTTTTTCTGGCAAAAGATCTTCTAGGCAAGGTACTTTTCACCGAAATTGATGGTGAAATTACAGCAGCCATAATTGTAGAAACAGAAGCTTATTTTGGTATTCACGACAAAGCTTCCCATGCATATGGCGGAAAACGTACAGAAAGAACCGAAATAATGTATGCTCAAGGTGGGATTTCGTATGTTTATTTATGCTACGGCATTCATCACCTTTTCAACGTTGTAACTTCCATTGAAAATGAGCCTCATGCTGTATTGGTAAGAGCCGTTGAGCCATTAATTGGTCAGGAAATAATGGAACTCAGAAGAAATATGCCTTCCACAAAATCGGCAATTTCATCCGGTCCAGGTTCTGCAGCAAAAGCTTTAGGAATTAATCGTTCTTTCAATAAAAAAGAGCTTACCGGAGAAGAGATCTGGCTTGAAGATCATAACATTAGGTATAATCCTGACGATATTATCGCAAGCCCTCGTGTTGGCGTTGCATACGCTCAGGAAGATGCTTTATTGCCATGGCGATTTTTCATTAAAGGCAATAAATATGTAAGTAAACCTAATAAAGTAGAATAA
- the mug gene encoding G/U mismatch-specific DNA glycosylase, which yields MLTDIIARNLTVIFCGINPGLKSSEDGHHFSGRSNRFWKVLHESGFTSHQIEAENDTSILDFGYGLTTAVARPTSRADELSKEEFDNSLEIFKEKMTKFQPKYIGFLGKAAYKAFSGKKQIEWGLQTEDFCGAKVWVLPNTSGLNRGFSLDDLVVSYGKFYIEIQNLEE from the coding sequence ATGTTAACAGACATTATCGCCAGAAATCTCACCGTTATCTTTTGCGGAATCAATCCCGGTTTGAAATCTTCAGAAGACGGGCATCATTTTTCGGGAAGAAGCAACCGTTTTTGGAAAGTTTTGCACGAATCAGGTTTTACTTCTCATCAAATTGAAGCTGAAAACGATACCAGTATTCTAGATTTTGGATATGGTCTTACGACGGCTGTTGCAAGGCCAACTTCCCGCGCAGACGAACTTTCCAAGGAAGAATTTGATAATTCTCTTGAAATTTTTAAAGAAAAAATGACCAAGTTTCAGCCAAAATATATTGGTTTTCTTGGTAAAGCTGCATACAAAGCTTTTTCAGGAAAAAAACAAATCGAATGGGGATTGCAAACAGAAGATTTTTGCGGTGCTAAAGTCTGGGTTTTACCAAACACAAGCGGTCTAAACCGAGGGTTTTCACTTGATGATCTTGTTGTTTCTTACGGTAAATTTTATATTGAAATTCAAAATCTTGAAGAATAG
- a CDS encoding AsmA-like C-terminal region-containing protein has protein sequence MEKFKKIILKILKWTGISLASILFLMSIIPLLFPGTISEQVKIFANQHLAGKLDYKKTHLTFFRHFPSLTVSVDDLILQGSKPFQNDTLLAAKEVAVGINLKNLIFNREVKIDEIYVTDAYANVFVNTKGEANYNVYISKPSSAPKDTTEAGTSIKLDLIKIKNSYIKYVDHAARILVDAKGLNYTGKGGLSENIFDLETNLDIDKVDFSLNRVYYAKQKKLHADLITRINTNALTFVLRKNELRVNDLPLKFIGSASILKDGYDLDIKAASEKTTIREMISVLPPQYLDWAKDTKIEGNSDLYFNVKGRFSEPKNLKPRVKVRLLVKNGFISNGKAPVPMNNLNMDLNIDLPSLNTDQLGIDLKKLSFDLGPNNKFLAYVRTKGLKEMNVNANIRGAVNLQTLQQALGLNDIEVRGLMDTNIKANGIFSMDKKLFPKTNGYINLKDGFVKTKYYPNPIQNINLAANIINTDGTFKSLGVKLDPFKFDFEGNPVFINADLQNFEDLLYKVKAKGVLNVGRIYKVFAKKGLDISGLIMADLSLNGRQSYATTGQYSKLDNKGTLILKNIKATTEYLPKSFYIKEGNFQFENEKMWFRKFFATYGKSDFALNGYLLNTINYFIERKGTLHGKFVMNSNYILVDEFMALKSGDNTDKSIEVEYAKVENPKSSGVVIVPKNLDVSLEANAKKVEFKGLGLNHLKGLASVTKGQVYLKNTSFDIIGSRMNIDARYQDESPLTANYDAALKVQDFDVQRAYKEIDMVREMATAAKDVKGIVSLDYKLKGDFDKNMSPIYPSLEGGGIVNLRNVEVKNLKMLSAVGDNIGSKGFDNPDMKGVNIETHIKNNLIHIEKFTFKVSVLRPSISGTTSFNGLLDLQIRVGLPPGGWIGFPIVVTGTHEKPKIKIFSKKGQGIIAALYNKKSNKLIREEKRAEKKTKRQHRKDQEDQEQKAINAEKQITKDLKKK, from the coding sequence ATGGAAAAGTTTAAAAAAATAATTTTGAAAATTCTAAAATGGACGGGAATTTCATTAGCCTCAATTCTATTTTTGATGTCTATTATTCCGCTTCTATTTCCCGGAACTATTTCTGAGCAGGTAAAAATATTTGCCAATCAACATCTTGCCGGAAAACTGGATTATAAAAAAACGCATCTTACATTTTTCAGACACTTTCCTTCGCTTACGGTTTCTGTAGATGATCTTATTTTACAAGGTTCAAAACCTTTTCAGAACGATACTTTATTGGCTGCAAAAGAGGTTGCTGTAGGAATTAATTTAAAAAACCTGATCTTCAACCGTGAAGTTAAGATCGATGAAATATACGTAACCGATGCTTACGCCAATGTTTTTGTAAACACAAAAGGTGAAGCAAATTACAACGTTTACATTTCAAAACCTTCATCAGCACCAAAAGATACTACAGAAGCAGGTACCTCTATAAAGCTGGATCTTATCAAAATTAAAAACAGCTATATAAAATATGTTGATCATGCTGCCAGAATTTTAGTTGATGCTAAAGGGTTGAATTACACCGGAAAAGGCGGATTAAGCGAAAATATTTTCGATCTGGAAACCAACCTTGATATCGACAAAGTTGATTTTAGCCTTAACAGAGTATATTATGCAAAGCAAAAGAAATTACATGCTGATCTTATTACAAGAATCAATACCAATGCCTTAACTTTTGTATTGAGAAAGAACGAATTAAGAGTCAATGATTTACCATTAAAGTTTATTGGTTCTGCAAGTATTTTGAAAGACGGATATGACCTCGATATCAAAGCAGCTTCCGAAAAAACAACCATTCGTGAAATGATTTCGGTATTACCTCCACAATATCTGGATTGGGCAAAAGATACCAAAATTGAAGGCAATAGTGATTTGTATTTTAATGTAAAAGGAAGATTCAGCGAGCCAAAAAACCTTAAACCAAGAGTAAAAGTTCGACTTTTAGTCAAAAACGGGTTTATTTCCAACGGAAAAGCGCCTGTTCCGATGAATAATCTTAATATGGATTTAAATATTGACCTTCCATCATTAAATACTGATCAATTGGGAATAGATCTTAAAAAATTAAGTTTCGACCTTGGTCCGAATAATAAATTTCTTGCCTATGTACGAACAAAAGGTCTGAAAGAAATGAATGTAAATGCCAATATCAGAGGTGCTGTAAACCTTCAGACACTGCAACAGGCATTAGGATTAAATGACATTGAAGTACGTGGTTTGATGGATACCAATATCAAAGCCAACGGAATTTTCAGCATGGATAAAAAACTGTTTCCAAAAACCAATGGTTATATTAATCTTAAAGACGGTTTTGTTAAGACAAAATATTACCCCAATCCTATCCAAAACATCAATTTGGCGGCTAATATTATCAATACTGATGGGACTTTCAAGAGTCTTGGAGTAAAATTGGATCCTTTTAAATTTGATTTTGAGGGAAATCCTGTCTTCATTAATGCTGATCTTCAGAATTTTGAAGATTTGCTGTATAAAGTTAAAGCGAAAGGAGTTTTAAATGTCGGTAGAATTTACAAAGTTTTTGCTAAAAAAGGCTTAGACATCAGCGGATTGATTATGGCTGATCTTTCATTGAACGGTCGACAAAGTTACGCAACAACAGGTCAATACAGTAAACTCGACAACAAAGGAACTTTAATTCTTAAAAATATAAAAGCCACAACAGAATATCTTCCGAAATCATTCTATATAAAAGAAGGAAATTTCCAGTTTGAGAATGAAAAAATGTGGTTCAGAAAGTTTTTTGCAACTTATGGAAAATCAGATTTTGCTTTAAATGGTTATCTTTTAAATACCATCAATTATTTCATTGAAAGAAAAGGAACTCTTCACGGAAAATTTGTAATGAATTCCAATTACATTTTGGTTGATGAATTTATGGCCTTGAAAAGCGGTGATAACACAGATAAATCAATCGAAGTAGAATATGCAAAAGTAGAAAATCCTAAGAGCAGCGGCGTTGTGATTGTTCCGAAAAACCTTGATGTTTCTCTCGAAGCCAACGCCAAAAAAGTTGAATTTAAAGGGTTAGGCTTAAATCACCTTAAAGGATTAGCTTCCGTAACCAAAGGTCAGGTTTACCTTAAAAATACCTCTTTCGATATTATCGGAAGCCGTATGAATATTGATGCGCGTTATCAGGACGAATCTCCGTTGACTGCCAATTATGATGCGGCGCTTAAGGTTCAGGATTTTGATGTTCAGAGAGCATACAAAGAAATTGATATGGTGCGAGAAATGGCGACTGCAGCCAAAGACGTAAAAGGAATTGTATCGTTGGATTATAAATTAAAAGGCGATTTTGATAAAAATATGAGTCCAATTTACCCGTCATTAGAAGGTGGCGGAATTGTAAATCTTCGTAATGTTGAAGTTAAAAACCTAAAAATGCTTTCGGCTGTTGGCGATAATATTGGCTCCAAAGGTTTTGATAATCCTGATATGAAAGGCGTAAATATTGAAACTCATATTAAAAATAATTTGATTCATATTGAAAAATTCACGTTTAAAGTTTCTGTTTTAAGACCTTCAATCAGCGGAACTACAAGCTTCAATGGATTGCTGGATCTCCAAATCAGAGTCGGACTTCCACCTGGTGGATGGATAGGCTTCCCGATTGTTGTAACAGGAACTCATGAAAAACCGAAAATCAAGATCTTCAGCAAAAAAGGTCAGGGAATTATAGCCGCTTTGTATAATAAAAAATCAAACAAACTGATTCGTGAAGAAAAACGTGCGGAGAAAAAAACGAAACGTCAGCACCGTAAAGATCAGGAAGATCAGGAACAAAAAGCTATTAATGCAGAGAAACAGATCACCAAAGATCTAAAGAAAAAATAA